In the genome of Cryptomeria japonica chromosome 8, Sugi_1.0, whole genome shotgun sequence, one region contains:
- the LOC131079630 gene encoding uncharacterized protein LOC131079630 produces the protein MTDCIFDEQDFWVPCDEIVKFVKPLVVLLRVVDGDKPAMGYIYEGMDRAKEANRFVYGGDESKYGPIWEIIDRRWHHQLHRPIHAATYYLNPAFCFIPSFKADVEVHNGLYAIMEKMGPAGISQIDLFRELQLFSGAQGETFSRPVAKDGRTTMMADHWWSFFGPETPNIQKLAIRILSQPCSASGCERNWSMFEHIHSKRRNRLSVEKMNDLVFVHYNLRLRMRKNALVDISPIILDEVDLEAEWANENQTAPGTPTAVFSDDDIDWIDQVDIEVEAVAMAEEEQRARAETGNTETQSDTTVPDVGEHGMVSRGATMAAESSRTYFKRLRRGPGREGARPSEP, from the exons atgacagactgcatttttgatgagcaagacttttgggtcccttgtgatgagatagtgaag tttgttaagcccttggtggttttgttgcgagttgtggatggagataagcccgcaatgggctatatatatgagggcatggatagggcgaaggaggccaacagattcgtctatggaggagatgagagcaagtatggtcccatttgggagatcattgataggagatggcatcatcagcttcataggcccatccatgcggcaacctattatctgaatccggcattctgttttatcccttctttcaaggctgatgtggaggtccaTAATGGGCTATacgcaatcatggagaagatgggacctgccGGTATttctcagatagacctttttcgagagctacaATTGTTCTCAggtgcacaaggggagaccttttctcgtcctgtcgccaaagacggtaggacaactatgatggcag atcattggtggagcttttttggcccagagacaccaaatattcagaagttggccattcgcatcttgagccaaccatgtagcgcatcaggttgtgagcgcaattggagtatgtttgagcacatacactccaagaggcgcaatagattatctgtggagaagatgaatgatctcgtctttgttcactacaacctccgcttgagaatgagaaagaatgcattagttgacatctctcctatcattctagatgaggttgatcttgaagcagagtgggccaatgagaatcagacagctcctgggactcctacagctgtctttagtgatgatgacattgattggatcgaccaggtagatatagaggttgaggctgtagccatggcagaggaggagcaaagagcacgagcagagacaggaaatactgagactcagagtgacacaactgttcctgatgttggtgagcatggcatggtgtcacggggagcgactatggctgctgaatcatccaggacctactttaaacgccttcgcagggggccagggcgagagggtgcacgACCCTCAGAGCCATAG